A region from the uncultured Stenotrophomonas sp. genome encodes:
- the ydcO gene encoding Inner membrane protein YdcO, translating to MMADTAARSFFRDLSLPAVVAGFITVLVGFASSAVIVFQAAQALGAGQAETASWMWALGIGMGVTCIGLSLRYRMPVVTAWSTPGAAMLVVGVGTLPLSDAIGAFVLAALLTVVAGFSGLFEKAMRRIPVSLASGMLAGVLLRFGLDVFVSVGTQPLLVLAMLAVYLAGRRLFPRYAVIATLLVGVAVAAGKGLMHAEQVQLQLARPLFTPPTLSWAALFGIALPLFIVTMASQNVPGVAVLKASGYDAPISPVVGWIGVANTLLAPFGAYALNLAAITAAICMGREVHEDRALRYPAAVCAGAFYIVIGLFGATVAAVFAAFPKELVAALAGIALFGTIGNSLAVALKDEGGREPALLTFLVTASGLSLGGIGSAFWGLVAGGLALLVLRRPGH from the coding sequence ATGATGGCCGATACCGCCGCGCGCTCCTTCTTTCGCGACCTCTCGCTGCCGGCCGTCGTCGCCGGCTTCATCACGGTGCTGGTGGGCTTCGCCAGTTCGGCGGTGATCGTGTTCCAGGCGGCGCAGGCGTTGGGCGCCGGGCAGGCGGAGACCGCCTCGTGGATGTGGGCGCTGGGCATCGGCATGGGCGTGACCTGCATCGGCCTGTCGCTGCGCTACCGGATGCCGGTGGTGACGGCATGGTCCACGCCCGGTGCGGCGATGCTGGTGGTCGGCGTGGGCACGCTGCCGCTGTCCGACGCGATCGGCGCGTTCGTGCTGGCGGCGCTGCTGACGGTGGTGGCCGGGTTCTCCGGGTTGTTCGAGAAGGCGATGCGGCGTATCCCGGTGTCGCTGGCCTCGGGCATGCTGGCCGGGGTGCTGCTGCGCTTCGGGTTGGACGTGTTCGTGTCGGTGGGCACGCAGCCGCTGCTGGTGCTGGCGATGCTGGCCGTTTACCTGGCCGGGCGGCGGCTGTTCCCACGCTACGCGGTGATCGCCACCTTGCTGGTCGGTGTGGCGGTTGCCGCCGGCAAGGGGCTGATGCATGCCGAGCAGGTGCAGTTGCAGCTGGCGCGGCCGCTGTTCACGCCGCCGACGCTGTCGTGGGCGGCGTTGTTCGGTATCGCGCTGCCGCTGTTCATCGTGACGATGGCGTCGCAGAACGTGCCGGGCGTGGCGGTACTGAAGGCCTCCGGCTACGACGCGCCGATATCGCCGGTGGTGGGCTGGATCGGCGTGGCCAACACGCTGCTGGCGCCGTTCGGTGCCTATGCGCTGAACCTGGCGGCGATCACCGCGGCGATCTGCATGGGCCGCGAGGTACACGAGGACCGGGCGCTGCGTTATCCGGCGGCGGTGTGCGCCGGTGCGTTCTACATCGTGATCGGGTTGTTCGGGGCGACCGTGGCGGCGGTGTTCGCAGCCTTCCCGAAAGAACTGGTCGCCGCGTTGGCCGGCATCGCCCTGTTCGGAACAATCGGCAACAGCCTTGCGGTGGCGTTGAAGGACGAGGGCGGGCGCGAGCCGGCGTTGCTGACCTTTCTGGTGACCGCTTCGGGATTGTCGCTGGGCGGGATCGGCTCGGCGTTCTGGGGGCTGGTGGCCGGCGGGCTGGCCTTGCTGGTGTTGCGGCGGCCGGGCCACTGA